A genomic segment from Phragmites australis chromosome 6, lpPhrAust1.1, whole genome shotgun sequence encodes:
- the LOC133921754 gene encoding E3 ubiquitin-protein ligase WAV3-like, giving the protein MERVWRKAKKALGAGLCVHLPTIAGDREDGASERRASDAHSLDSSAAAAAVHASAPNTPAAESGALRRSKSGGKSSKRMCAICFDSMKPGHGQALFTAECSHMFHFHCISSNVKHGNHVCPVCRAKWKEIPFNRSFSSIVSRGRGGLNVNPARLPQQDAYMALLHQVPNHQREAPVLHTSEPVDFNDDEPLQKMEAADSCDVGSSRAVEIKTYPEFSAIPQSSSQYDFAVLIHLKAPYANPEQVTGRPVNATSFGYPTSRAPVDLVTVLDVSGSMAGTKLALLKRAMGFVIQHLGPSDRLSVIAFSSTARRLFHLRRMSHSGRQQALQAVNSLSAGGGTNIADALKKAAKVIEDRSYQNPVCSIILLSDGQDTYNIPSNVRGAWPDYRSLVPSSILNHTFCLVPVHGFGFGVDHDSDALHSIAEASGGTFSFIEDECVIQDAFAQCIGGLLSVVVQDMQLNVECVHSGVQLRSIKSGSYLSKVAGNGRNGSIDVGHLYADEERDFLLSVSIPCCHEQTSLLKVACTYRDPLTIEAIKIQGDEVNILRSKSAKSDPVCMEVDRERNRVRAADAIEAARAAAERGALSDAVAILEDCRMILSESFSSRSGDRLCMALDAELKEMQERMANRQRYEASGRAYLLSGLSSHSWQRATTRGDSTDSATLVYSYQTPSMVQMLQRSQNHYPSPQGPSQVEQPRPFLAKPQPR; this is encoded by the exons ATGGAGAGGGTGTGGAGGAAGGCCAAGAAGGCGCTGGGCGCCGGCCTCTGCGTGCACCTCCCCACCATCGCCGGCGACCGGGAGGACGGCGCCAGCGAGCGCCGCGCGTCGGATGCGCACTCCCTGGACtcctccgcggcggcggcggcggtgcacgCGTCGGCGCCGAACACGCCGGCGGCGGAGTCCGGCGCGCTACGGAGGTCCAAGTCCGGAGGCAAGTCCTCCAAG AGAATGTGCGCTATATGTTTTGATTCCATGAAGCCAGGTCATGGACAAGCTCTGTTCACTGCTGAATGTTCTCATATGTTTCACTTTCACTGCATCTCCTCCAATGTGAAACATGGAAACCATGTATGCCCAGTTTGCCGGGCAAAGTGGAAAGAGATACCCTTCAATCGCTCATTTTCTTCTATAGTTTCCCGTGGAAGAGGTGGGCTGAATGTGAACCCAGCTCGATTACCACAGCAAGATGCCTACATGGCTCTTCTCCACCAGGTTCCAAACCACCAGAGAGAAGCTCCTGTTTTGCATACTTCGGAACCAGTAGACTTCAATGATGATGAACCTTTGCAGAAGATGGAGGCTGCTGACAGTTGTGATGTTGGATCCAGTAGAGCTGTGGAAATTAAGACGTATCCAGAGTTTTCGGCTATTCCACAGTCATCATCTCAATATGACTTTGCTGTTCTGATCCATCTGAAGGCCCCATATGCTAATCCAGAGCAGGTCACAGGAAGACCGGTCAATGCAACCTCATTTGGGTATCCTACATCTCGTGCTCCTGTTGATCTTGTTACCGTGCTTGATGTTAGTGGAAGTATGGCAGGCACTAAACTGGCACTCTTGAAGCGAGCCATGGGTTTTGTTATTCAACACCTTGGGCCATCTGATCGCCTTTCAGTCATTGCTTTTTCTTCTACTGCCAGAAGATTGTTCCATCTGCGACGGATGTCACACTCTGGCCGGCAGCAGGCCTTGCAGGCTGTCAACTCACttagtgctggtggtggcaCGAACATTGCTGATGCACTGAAGAAAGCTGCTAAGGTTATCGAGGACCGAAGCTATCAGAATCCAGTATGCAGCATCATTCTCTTGTCTGATGGCCAAGATACATACAATATTCCCTCTAATGTTAGGGGAGCCTGGCCAGATTATAGGTCACTTGTTCCATCTTCCATTCTCAATCACACATTTTGCTTAGTGCCTGTGCATGGGTTTGGCTTTGGTGTAGACCATGATTCAGATGCTTTACATTCAATTGCTGAGGCCTCTGGTGGTACATTCTCCTTTATCGAGGATGAATGTGTGATTCAGGATGCATTTGCTCAGTGTATAGGAGGGCTTCTTAGTGTTGTTGTTCAGGATATGCAACTAAATGTGGAGTGTGTGCATTCTGGTGTTCAGCTTCGCTCCATCAAATCTGGTAGTTACCTGAGTAAGGTGGCTGGAAATGGGCGAAATGGGTCAATTGATGTTGGTCATCTCTACGCCGATGAGGAGAGGGACTTTTTACTGTCTGTGAGCATACCATGTTGTCATGAACAGACCTCATTATTGAAGGTTGCTTGTACCTACAGAGATCCTTTGacaattgaagccatcaagattCAAGGTGATGAGGTAAATATCTTGAGGTCTAAATCAGCCAAATCTGATCCAGTATGCATGGAGGTTGATCGTGAGAGAAACCGTGTCCGTGCCGCTGATGCTATTGAGGCTGCAAGGGCTGCTGCTGAGAGAGGTGCTCTTTCTGATGCTGTTGCTATTCTTGAAGATTGCCGGATGATACTGTCAGAATCCTTTTCAAGCCGTAGTGGGGACCGTCTGTGCATGGCCCTTGATGCAGAGCTGAAGGAGATGCAGGAGAGGATGGCTAATCGGCAACGTTACGAGGCTTCAGGGAGGGCATATCTGCTGTCTGGACTGAGCTCGCATTCTTGGCAGCGAGCTACTACACGAGGAGACTCCACAGACAGTGCTACACTTGTTTACTCCTATCAGACACCATCCATGGTTCAGATGCTGCAGCGCTCACAAAACCACTACCCTTCACCTCAGGGCCCATCACAGGTTGAACAACCTAGGCCTTTCTTGGCAAAACCCCAGCCAAGGTAG